DNA from Nitrospirota bacterium:
AAATCCATAATGGAAAATAACTTAAAGATATGATATAAGTCAATTCTGTGGTAAATGCAGAAAATTTTTACATGTTTATAATATAATTTATAGAATACTTACTTATTTTATTCATAAAATTTTTCGGGTATAGACAGGACATAGTATTTAAGCGGATTTATTTTGCCGATATTCATACAGTATGTATATTAATGATTAAGAGGCAAAATCCCTCGGAGGTCAAAGACCGAGAATGAGCGAAAATACTATGTCCTGTCTTAACGAATAATCTGGACTAATTATAAAATTATAAAGTAAGAGGGATCGAAGACAAAACATTGGAAAATACTGAAGAGAAGATCAGGGAAATTCTTGAGAGTCTGCAATGTATTTTAACTGCTCATGAGAGTTGTGCAGAATTGTTAGAATTTAAAGATAACAAGGCGGTTATATATTGTGGAGGTCCGTGTAAACAATGTGACAACAGGTGTATCGAAGAAGCGATTAAAGGACAATTACCGAACGTTGAAATAATTATTCAGTAAATAAGTAATAAGAAACAAATCCAAAAAGGCAAATAAATTCAATTTAATCCAAATAATGCTGCCATTGCTCGAAAATTTATTTAACTCAATGTAATTATAAAACTGATTTTTCAACCTTTGTCCATGTTTTATCAGGATTGAATATCTTGATCGCCTCTGCTTTACGCTTTGTATTTTTGCCAAGATTTTTCTGGTATATTATACCCTGCTGATTTACCATAAAAGTCATAATGCCAGAATTTCCGTATTCTGCAGGAAAGGCTATAATAGCAAATCCAAGAATCATTTTCCCTTTTACTATATAATCATATGCTCCTCCGTAAGCATATTTCCCCTGTCCTTTCAGAATCTTGAAATAATAACCGTGGAACGGCTGGAGATTTGGATTTGCATAGCCTTCTTCAGCAGCCTGAGCAACCAATGGTCCCAGAGGACTTTCTTCACCTTCTTTTGCATCCCAATATAGACCATCATGTTTTCCTTCAGTGCTTATAATCTTTTGAGCAAATTCTACCTTTCCACTTCCTGCACAATCCTTAGTTGCATATTCATGTTGTGCATCGACAAAAGCATGAAGCACATCAATAACGCTCAATTCATTTCTGCCTATCCTTCTGTTCAGGATCTCCTGTCTTCCTTTTTGCGTATCAAAATACCATCTTGAACCCTTTTTCACAAGTGGGATAGGCATTGGCCAGTTATCAATGCCTATAGAAAGAATCATTGTATCAGCAGATTTTTGTGTAAGTGTATTCATTTCTTTATACGCTTCGAGGAATTTTTCACGATCAGTCCTATCGGATGCTTCATCTCCAGAAGAGATTAAATCTCTGCTCGCCGGACCCAACACCAAAAGAATCCTCTTCAGATTATGCATCCTTACTGCTTCAACAAGAGATTTGACTGCTTCTTCAGACGAATCAAAACCCTGCTGATCAAGGCTATCTGCCTTAATAGACGGAGCTACTGAAAACATAAATACCAGTAATACGATGAGGTAAAATATCACAGAAAACC
Protein-coding regions in this window:
- a CDS encoding DUF2950 domain-containing protein — its product is MNWFSVIFYLIVLLVFMFSVAPSIKADSLDQQGFDSSEEAVKSLVEAVRMHNLKRILLVLGPASRDLISSGDEASDRTDREKFLEAYKEMNTLTQKSADTMILSIGIDNWPMPIPLVKKGSRWYFDTQKGRQEILNRRIGRNELSVIDVLHAFVDAQHEYATKDCAGSGKVEFAQKIISTEGKHDGLYWDAKEGEESPLGPLVAQAAEEGYANPNLQPFHGYYFKILKGQGKYAYGGAYDYIVKGKMILGFAIIAFPAEYGNSGIMTFMVNQQGIIYQKNLGKNTKRKAEAIKIFNPDKTWTKVEKSVL